A stretch of Myxococcus hansupus DNA encodes these proteins:
- a CDS encoding SH3 domain-containing protein has translation MGMKTRVAWAAALLTLGVPAVASAVKVGEPLYVKAKNTRVLATPSGSDNAVAVLQPGEQVTWGGADAKQKQWHRVTTATGKKGFVFQTNLSTTPPNMELVTDGGGKQQVDPKKFVASGAAVKALSPGAERYGKDKGGDHQKAVANIQALEKLAKKVSTEDIAAHVTAAGLFPVVGPRDAQAKAPQQPAAKKRSGKQ, from the coding sequence ATGGGGATGAAGACACGGGTGGCATGGGCCGCCGCCCTGCTGACGCTGGGGGTGCCGGCCGTGGCCTCGGCCGTGAAGGTGGGCGAGCCGCTGTACGTGAAGGCGAAGAACACGCGCGTGCTGGCCACGCCGTCGGGCTCGGACAACGCCGTGGCGGTGCTCCAGCCGGGTGAGCAGGTGACGTGGGGCGGCGCGGACGCGAAACAGAAACAGTGGCACCGGGTGACCACCGCCACCGGGAAGAAGGGCTTCGTGTTCCAGACGAACCTGTCCACGACGCCGCCCAACATGGAGCTGGTGACGGACGGCGGCGGCAAGCAGCAGGTGGACCCGAAGAAGTTCGTCGCCAGCGGGGCCGCGGTGAAGGCGCTCAGCCCCGGCGCGGAGCGCTACGGCAAGGACAAGGGCGGTGACCACCAGAAGGCCGTCGCGAACATCCAGGCCCTGGAGAAGCTGGCGAAGAAGGTCTCCACGGAGGACATCGCCGCGCACGTGACGGCGGCGGGCCTGTTTCCGGTGGTGGGCCCTCGCGACGCCCAGGCCAAAGCCCCGCAGCAACCGGCGGCGAAGAAGCGGAGTGGCAAACAATGA
- a CDS encoding adenylate/guanylate cyclase domain-containing protein — protein sequence MTGERWKTVRSRWQDHWRLMVGVAALATTLAALCHGFDAKLGGLLAEAERSAYDAAVTRFTERPDRSSQVVLVTIDQPSLERIRDNPQYTLNFGSWPYSRNLWARVVEQLEAEGARAVVFDAVMDERGSDESMDLAFAQVLRTTAIPFFLGVSTHPDASPLPPVDFQAEPTARQAPAGVEEPPPGDETFPEEAFPEETGAETFQDAPAKTLLPDVPPEQMARAVAFPARAEGRSLPALDYESSSRERAPSHPVHPIPVLVGAVEGFGLVEPEADADGFMRRTRFAYSDGHNTFATLPVRVAASLLGASAVEFSGRTLRLGSRTYAVDADGSAGIDFGGQMHDRFHSVSLFAVLNAWVLRGQGQPTKLPPEMFRDKVVVIGGNAVGLNDVKATSFSSHEPGVVKQAAVLDTLLGDGRFITQAPLPVSLALVFVVAFASVVLLMTTRWTPLEIAWPLGLYFGLGWVTGPFLGLTNTYVLTALPALAGVVASVSAVAFNHLVANEETAFIRQAFSRFMEPKLVEQMIAQRELPRLDGENVEITAFFSDIRGFSTFSERFKDDPRNLVRILNTYLTRVSAALLKEGGCLDKYIGDAVVCLFGAPMRQADHALRACKGALAAKTAVDRLREEFRAQGLPDMFTRIGLNSAVNFVGNFGSEQLFSYTAIGDGMNLAARLEGANKAYGTVIMIGARTYELAREHIEVRELDRVRVAGKTEAVTVYELLALKGGVDARTRETVARYHAALALYREARFTEAAAVLDARRAEAPEDGPTQALLARCQRYAEAPPPDFDGVANLDK from the coding sequence GTGACAGGCGAGCGCTGGAAGACGGTCCGTTCACGGTGGCAGGACCACTGGCGGCTGATGGTGGGCGTGGCGGCGCTGGCCACCACGCTGGCCGCGCTGTGCCATGGGTTTGACGCGAAGCTGGGAGGACTGCTCGCGGAGGCCGAGCGCTCCGCGTACGACGCCGCCGTCACCCGCTTCACCGAGCGTCCCGACAGGTCCTCGCAGGTGGTGCTGGTCACCATCGACCAGCCGAGCCTGGAGCGCATCCGCGACAACCCCCAGTACACCCTCAACTTCGGGAGCTGGCCCTACAGCCGCAACCTCTGGGCCCGCGTGGTGGAGCAGCTCGAGGCCGAAGGGGCGCGGGCCGTCGTCTTCGACGCGGTCATGGACGAGCGCGGCTCCGACGAGTCCATGGACCTGGCCTTCGCCCAGGTGCTTCGGACCACGGCCATCCCGTTCTTCCTGGGCGTCTCCACCCACCCGGACGCGTCGCCGCTGCCTCCGGTGGACTTCCAGGCGGAGCCCACCGCCCGGCAGGCCCCCGCGGGGGTGGAGGAGCCCCCACCTGGGGACGAGACCTTCCCCGAGGAGGCCTTCCCGGAGGAGACCGGAGCGGAGACCTTCCAGGACGCGCCCGCCAAGACGCTCCTCCCAGACGTCCCCCCCGAGCAGATGGCCCGCGCCGTGGCGTTTCCAGCGCGTGCGGAGGGCAGGTCGCTGCCCGCGCTCGACTACGAATCCTCTTCGCGAGAACGAGCGCCCAGCCACCCGGTGCACCCCATCCCCGTGCTGGTGGGCGCCGTGGAGGGCTTCGGGCTGGTGGAGCCCGAAGCGGATGCAGACGGGTTCATGCGGCGCACGCGCTTCGCGTACTCGGACGGTCACAACACCTTCGCCACGTTGCCGGTGCGCGTGGCCGCGAGCCTGCTGGGCGCCAGCGCCGTGGAGTTCTCTGGACGCACGCTGCGCCTGGGCTCACGCACCTACGCCGTGGATGCGGATGGCAGCGCGGGCATCGACTTCGGCGGACAGATGCACGACCGCTTCCACAGCGTGTCGCTCTTCGCCGTGCTCAACGCCTGGGTGCTGCGCGGACAGGGCCAGCCCACGAAGCTGCCGCCGGAGATGTTCCGGGACAAGGTGGTCGTCATCGGCGGCAACGCGGTGGGGCTCAATGACGTCAAGGCCACGTCCTTCTCGTCCCATGAGCCGGGCGTCGTGAAGCAGGCGGCCGTGCTGGACACCTTGCTGGGGGATGGACGCTTCATCACCCAGGCGCCGCTCCCGGTGAGCCTGGCGCTGGTCTTCGTGGTGGCGTTCGCGTCGGTGGTGCTGCTGATGACCACGCGCTGGACGCCGTTGGAAATCGCGTGGCCCCTGGGGCTCTACTTCGGCCTGGGCTGGGTGACGGGCCCCTTCCTGGGGCTGACGAACACCTACGTGCTCACCGCCCTGCCCGCGTTGGCGGGCGTGGTGGCCAGCGTCAGCGCGGTGGCCTTCAACCACCTGGTGGCCAACGAAGAGACGGCGTTCATCCGTCAGGCTTTCAGCCGCTTCATGGAGCCCAAGCTCGTGGAGCAGATGATTGCCCAACGCGAGCTGCCCCGGCTGGACGGAGAGAACGTCGAAATCACCGCCTTCTTCAGCGACATCCGCGGCTTCTCCACCTTCAGCGAACGCTTCAAGGACGACCCGCGCAACCTGGTTCGCATCCTCAACACGTATCTGACGCGGGTGAGCGCGGCGCTGTTGAAGGAAGGCGGGTGCCTGGACAAGTACATTGGCGACGCCGTGGTGTGCCTCTTCGGCGCGCCCATGCGGCAGGCGGACCACGCGCTTCGCGCCTGCAAGGGCGCGCTCGCGGCGAAGACCGCGGTGGACCGGCTGCGCGAGGAGTTCCGCGCCCAGGGCCTGCCGGACATGTTCACGCGCATCGGCCTCAACAGCGCGGTGAACTTCGTGGGCAACTTCGGCAGCGAGCAGCTCTTCAGCTACACGGCCATCGGGGACGGGATGAACCTGGCCGCGCGGCTGGAGGGCGCCAACAAGGCCTACGGCACCGTCATCATGATTGGGGCGCGCACGTACGAGCTGGCGCGCGAGCACATCGAGGTCCGCGAGCTGGACCGGGTGCGTGTGGCGGGCAAGACGGAGGCCGTCACGGTGTACGAGCTGCTCGCGCTCAAGGGCGGCGTGGACGCGCGCACGCGGGAGACGGTGGCGCGCTACCACGCGGCGCTGGCGCTCTACCGCGAGGCGCGGTTCACGGAGGCCGCGGCGGTGCTGGACGCGCGGCGCGCCGAGGCCCCGGAGGACGGGCCCACCCAGGCGTTGCTCGCGCGCTGCCAACGGTATGCGGAGGCGCCACCGCCTGACTTCGACGGCGTGGCGAACCTGGACAAGTGA
- a CDS encoding M48 family metalloprotease: MMRTGWKVLALVGLGALSASCKGFNAAGLTKGDNILGKLSTANTEAKQCTKLHADPSVKEEYALGGALAIHYVQRGHGLMLDGADDALHRYLNVVGKNLAAQSARPTLEWTFGVLDDTSQFNAMSAPGGYIFVTRKLLQGLENEGELAGVLAHEIAHVTLKHAIRQYGATKVKTCELVTYGEAMLAPAWVKALSAGRNGDGTLDLDNEPGLLGYLSEKTIELMEKGNSREQEFEADRIAVELMLSAGYDPQAYQALLAKTEDGGGTFANHPKKKERQDHIRAHVQSLKQPDGDFNGLATTGLRSPPLSPAFAAVRGGSSTRGVAKDRK, encoded by the coding sequence ATGATGCGCACGGGTTGGAAGGTCCTCGCGCTGGTGGGCCTGGGCGCGCTGTCCGCGTCCTGCAAGGGCTTCAACGCCGCCGGGCTCACGAAGGGCGACAACATCCTGGGGAAGCTGAGCACCGCGAACACCGAGGCGAAGCAGTGCACGAAGCTCCACGCCGACCCCAGCGTGAAGGAGGAGTACGCCCTGGGGGGCGCGCTGGCCATCCACTACGTGCAGCGGGGCCACGGCTTGATGCTGGATGGCGCCGACGACGCGCTCCACCGGTACCTCAACGTCGTGGGGAAGAACCTCGCGGCCCAGTCCGCCCGGCCCACGCTCGAGTGGACCTTCGGCGTGCTCGACGACACGTCCCAGTTCAACGCGATGTCCGCGCCCGGTGGCTACATCTTCGTCACGCGCAAGCTGCTCCAGGGACTGGAGAACGAAGGGGAGCTGGCGGGGGTGCTGGCGCATGAAATCGCGCACGTGACGCTCAAGCACGCCATCCGCCAGTACGGCGCGACGAAGGTGAAGACGTGCGAGCTCGTCACCTATGGCGAGGCCATGCTCGCCCCCGCCTGGGTGAAGGCGCTCTCCGCGGGACGCAATGGTGATGGAACGCTGGACCTGGACAACGAGCCGGGCCTGCTCGGCTACCTGAGCGAGAAAACCATCGAGCTCATGGAGAAGGGCAACTCCCGGGAGCAGGAGTTCGAAGCGGACCGCATCGCCGTCGAGCTCATGCTGTCCGCGGGGTACGACCCGCAGGCCTACCAGGCCCTGCTCGCCAAGACGGAGGACGGCGGCGGCACCTTCGCCAACCACCCGAAGAAGAAGGAGCGACAGGACCACATCCGGGCCCACGTCCAGTCGCTGAAGCAGCCCGACGGCGACTTCAACGGGCTGGCCACCACCGGGCTCCGCTCGCCGCCGCTGAGCCCCGCCTTCGCCGCGGTGCGCGGCGGAAGCAGCACCCGCGGCGTGGCGAAGGACCGGAAGTAG